A window from Setaria italica strain Yugu1 chromosome VIII, Setaria_italica_v2.0, whole genome shotgun sequence encodes these proteins:
- the LOC101775913 gene encoding LOW QUALITY PROTEIN: CRM-domain containing factor CFM3, chloroplastic/mitochondrial-like (The sequence of the model RefSeq protein was modified relative to this genomic sequence to represent the inferred CDS: inserted 2 bases in 1 codon; deleted 2 bases in 2 codons) yields the protein MAAAAMASSPTAFHLRHPPRLRLILLSSNPLSTSSPYPWLSAWSRPGHRSRLRPPASALDLRPEPSPSSDSEDEDAVGISRSSGRSTMSLISAXLQRAGFTPEGPQQAVAPPPHPPRGSVEDVFRVDDGVLPNARGGFDADAYAYAEEEQGMLGDARFPWERPMPPPEAAPRAARSPTWMAELTLPAAELRRLRHAAMRVKSRTKVGGAGVTREVVEKIREKWRTEEVVRVKVSGTPALNMRLFHEILERKTGGLVIWRSGTSVSLYRGLDYDEAEPTKGSNKISQSLGMKSSIKGSPSPSLQPTEKVYNAHDSNGALVSNTGKEEIVEQVPEIKYEDEIDKLLEELGPRYSDWPGSDPLPVDADLLPATIPGYKPPFRVLPYGVRPSLSRRDTTNLRRLARGLPPHFALGRSRQLQGLANAMVKLWEKSLIAKIALKRGVQLTTSERMAEDIKKLTGGIMLSRNNDFIVFYRGKDFLSSELAEVLLERERLAKSLQDEEQARLKAASSFSSGSDAYVQPTVAGTLEETLEANYKYGNKLDEDHEDKMARTVAAARHADLVRKLEWKLALAQKKMEKAERVLGKVETALNPTEGTKPPETITDEERFMFRKLGLRMKAFLLLGRRGVFDGTIENMHLHWKYRELVKILVKSKSFSDVKRTALSLEAESGGILVSVDKVSKGYAIVVFRGKNYRRPSTLRPRNLLSKRKALARSIELQRHQALSRHFAKLNRKVEQLRAELVQMEGVKEQGDEELYAKLDSAYSSDEEDMEDEDDEAYLKRFDNEVAGVTAEDGDDPVYDEADYPDSEDEAEDDESFDSENDEDADEAAGTPGGDFRSEAGFGFPAREYRLGGDHNGERSTAGETRNSHAADEQRTELTNTSSCS from the exons ATGGCCGCAGCGGCCATGGCATCCTCCCCGACGGCCTTCCACCTCCGCCACCCCCCTCGCCTccgcctcatcctcctctcctccaaccccctctccacctcctccccttaCCCATGGCTCTCCGCCTGGTcccgccccggccaccgcagccgcctccgcccgccggccTCTGCGCTCGACCTTCGCCCGGAGCCCTCGCCCTCCTCGGACTCCGAAGACGAG GACGCCGTCGGCATCAGCCGG TCCTCTGGCCGCTCCACCATGTCCCTCATCTCCGC GCTCCAGCGCGCCGGCTTCACCCCGGAGGGGCCCCAGCAGGCCgtggccccgccgccgcacccgccgcgGGGGTCGGTCGAGGACGTGTTCCGCGTGGACGACGGCGTGCTCCCCAACGCGCGCGGCGGGTTCGACGCCGACGCCTACGCCTAcgccgaggaggagcaggggaTGCTCGGGGACGCGCGGTTCCCGTGGGAGCGGCCCATGCCGCCGCCCGAggccgcgccgcgggcggcgcggtcgCCGACGTGGATGGCGGAGCTGAcgctccccgccgccgagcTCAGGCGGCTGCGGCACGCGGCCATGAGGGTCAAGTCGAGGACCAAGGTGGGTGGCGCCGGGGTCACGCGGGAGGTCGTGGAGAAGATCAGGGAGAAATGGAGGACGGAGGAGGTCGTCAGGGTCAAGGTCTCCGGCACGCCCGCGCTCAACATGCGCCTCTTCCACGAAATACTCGAG AGAAAAACAGGAGGTTTGGTAATATGGAGGTCAGGGACTTCAGTTTCTCTGTACAGGGGATTAGACTATGATGAGGCTGAACCCACTAAGGGGTCAAACAAGATTTCACAGTCCCTTGGCATGAAATCCTCAATTAAAGGGTCTCCAAGTCCTTCCTTACAACCTACTGAGAAAGTGTACAATGCACATGATAGCAATGGAGCTTTAGTTTCTAATACTGGGAAGGAAGAAATAGTTGAACAAGTGCCAGAAATCAAATATGAAGATGAAATTGACAAGCTATTGGAAGAACTGGGCCCAAGGTACAGTGACTGGCCTGGATCTGATCCATTACCAGTGGATGCAGATTTGCTTCCTGCAACTATTCCAGGTTACAAGCCCCCTTTCAGAGTTCTTCCATACGGTGTTCGGCCATCTCTTAGCCGAAGGGACACTACCAATTTACGCCGTCTTGCCAGGGGACTGCCTCCTCACTTTGCTCTTG GACGCAGCAGACAACTCCAAGGCTTAGCAAATGCTATGGTCAAGTTATGGGAGAAAAGTTTAATTGCTAAAATTGCTTTGAAGAGAGGGGTACAGCTTACCACCAGTGAGAGGATGGCTGAAGATATCAAA AAATTAACAGGTGGTATAATGCTGTCAAGGAACAATGACTTTATAGTCTTCTACAGAGGGAAGGATTTCTTGTCCTCAGAGCTTGCAGAGGTGCTTCTAGAGAGAGAACGATTAGCAAAGTCCCTACAAGATGAAGAGCAAGCGCGACTAAAGGCAGCATCTTCATTTTCTTCGGGCAGCGACGCATATGTACAGCCAACTGTAGCTGGTACTCTGGAAGAGACTCTTGAGGCTAATTATAAATATGGAAATAAATTGGATGAGGATCATGAGGACAAGATGGCAAGAACAGTAGCAGCTGCAAGACATGCTGACCTTGTAAGAAAGCTAGAGTGGAAGCTCGCACTT GCACAGAAAAAGATGGAGAAAGCTGAAAGGGTACTAGGAAAAGTTGAGACAGCCCTGAACCCAACTGAAGGTACCAAGCCGCCTGAAACAATAACAGATGAAGAGAGGTTCATGTTTCGGAAACTTGGTCTAAGGATGAAAGCATTTCTGCTCCTTG GAAGAAGAGGAGTTTTTGACGGCACAATTGAAAACATGCACTTGCACTGGAAGTACAGGGAGCTGGTGAAGATATTAGTGAAATCAAAGTCTTTTTCGGATGTCAAGAGGACAGCGTTGTCACTTGAAGCCGAGAGCGGTGGCATTTTAGTTTCTGTGGACAAAGTCTCTAAAGGCTACGCCATTGTTGTGTTCCGCGGGAAGAACTACAGGCGTCCTTCTACGCTCAGACCCAGAAATCTCCTGTCGAAGCGGAAGGCTCTAGCTAGGTCCATTGAGCTTCAGAGACACCAG GCCCTGAGTCGCCATTTCGCAAAGCTAAACAGAAAGGTGGAGCAGCTTAGAGCGGAACTG GTCCAAATGGAAGGCGTGAAGGAGCAAGGCGACGAGGAGCTGTACGCCAAGCTGGATTCTGCGTATTCGAGCGACGAGGAAGACATGGAG GATGAGGATGACGAGGCCTACCTCAAGCGCTTCGACAACGAGGTCGCTGGTGTTACCGCCGAGGATGGCGACGACCCCGTGTACGATGAGGCCGATTACCCTGACTCTGAAGATGAAGCCGAGGACGACGAGAGTTTCGATTCCGAAAATGATGAAGATGCCGACGAGGCTGCCGGAACTCCCGGCGGCGATTTCCGGAGCGAAGCGGGGTTTGGTTTTCCCGCCAGAGAGTACAGGTTAGGAGGCGATCACAATGGGGAGCGTAGCACGGCAGGTGAGACCAGGAACTCACACGCCGCTGATGAACAGCGGACTGAGCTGACGAACACGAGCTCTTGTAGCTAG